A single Filimonas effusa DNA region contains:
- a CDS encoding RagB/SusD family nutrient uptake outer membrane protein — protein MNSLIYNNRKTLSALALAAVLGSSVLMGGCKRSFLEPDPLSFYEPETTFNTESGLKAALAISDRHIRSYWTNTSANTNSVVIGTEYMFSDLAVYGKTDVDGNSVNFNFADGLKPTGGAAGPGGNDGNYINHYWDETYSGIKYANTVLSYVDKVAGLSEATKNTYKGRAYFHRAYRYMALVFQYGDVPLVTKILEVPKQNYHSTKKAAILDMITQDMEFAVQWVPEQKDMTYIGTVNKGACRMLLAKCYLATGQWQKAKDQLDILINQSGYALMQNTFGTFNAGGESRTWNITRNVIWDLHRCENKLIAANTEVIMGMPNRGAQSNIAFATMRIFGPLYNSSSVKAPDGVNALDLYARNSSNYRSDLDYGRALGRGIGTFRPTPFAQKALWFVNGVEDNDDLRHNTSVGNWAKMTALKYGTSNTTYRGQNLRLYHPTTNALLCVDTIRCWFDWPHYKIFITDAEAEANQAANAYTGATKGSNGDWYLYRLAEAYLLRAEAKFYLGDATAKDDVNEIRKRAKCTQLYTTNVTIGDIMNERARELYLEEWRHMELSRVSYCLALSGKSDEWGNTYDVNTYDKASGTDQAGGSYWYKRVLAGGLYNKGGVNSNNRLLNYKMDKCNLYWPIPNAAITANNQGELSQNFGYDGYNPSVKKWDTWQEAVADEDKVK, from the coding sequence ATGAATTCATTAATATATAATAATAGGAAAACGCTGTCGGCACTGGCGCTGGCAGCTGTTTTGGGAAGTTCTGTTTTAATGGGAGGTTGTAAAAGAAGTTTCCTGGAACCCGATCCGCTTTCATTCTACGAACCCGAAACAACCTTTAATACCGAATCAGGACTGAAAGCTGCACTGGCTATCAGCGACCGCCATATCCGTTCCTATTGGACAAATACCTCGGCCAACACCAACTCTGTTGTTATTGGTACTGAATACATGTTTTCCGATCTGGCCGTCTATGGCAAAACTGACGTGGATGGTAACTCTGTCAACTTCAACTTTGCAGACGGGTTGAAACCTACCGGTGGCGCAGCTGGCCCGGGTGGTAACGATGGTAACTATATCAATCATTACTGGGACGAAACATATAGCGGTATCAAGTACGCCAACACCGTGCTCAGTTATGTTGATAAAGTAGCCGGCTTAAGCGAAGCCACAAAAAATACGTATAAAGGCCGCGCCTATTTCCACCGCGCCTATCGCTACATGGCGCTGGTATTCCAATACGGCGACGTACCATTGGTTACCAAGATCCTGGAGGTCCCAAAACAAAACTACCATAGCACTAAAAAAGCGGCTATCCTGGATATGATCACGCAGGATATGGAATTCGCCGTTCAATGGGTGCCTGAGCAAAAGGATATGACTTACATAGGCACAGTGAATAAAGGTGCCTGCCGTATGCTGCTTGCCAAATGCTACCTGGCTACAGGCCAATGGCAAAAAGCAAAAGACCAGCTCGACATCCTGATCAATCAATCTGGCTACGCATTAATGCAAAACACTTTCGGCACCTTTAACGCCGGGGGAGAATCCAGGACATGGAATATCACCCGTAACGTGATCTGGGATCTGCATCGCTGCGAAAACAAACTCATTGCAGCCAATACAGAAGTGATCATGGGTATGCCCAACCGTGGCGCACAGTCGAACATAGCTTTTGCAACCATGCGTATCTTCGGCCCGCTTTACAACTCATCCAGCGTGAAAGCACCAGATGGTGTTAACGCACTCGACCTTTACGCACGCAATAGCAGCAACTACCGCTCCGACCTCGATTATGGCAGGGCCCTCGGAAGGGGTATCGGCACTTTCCGTCCCACGCCGTTTGCACAAAAAGCCCTCTGGTTCGTGAACGGAGTAGAAGACAACGACGACCTGCGCCATAATACTTCAGTAGGCAACTGGGCGAAAATGACCGCGCTGAAATATGGTACTTCCAATACTACTTACCGCGGGCAAAACCTCAGGTTGTATCATCCCACTACCAATGCGCTCCTGTGCGTTGATACCATCCGCTGCTGGTTCGATTGGCCACACTACAAGATCTTCATTACTGATGCCGAAGCCGAAGCCAACCAGGCCGCCAATGCCTACACCGGCGCCACCAAAGGCAGCAACGGCGACTGGTACCTCTATCGTCTTGCCGAAGCTTACCTGCTTCGCGCCGAAGCCAAGTTCTACCTCGGCGACGCTACCGCTAAAGATGATGTAAACGAAATCAGGAAAAGAGCTAAATGTACACAGCTCTACACAACCAATGTAACCATCGGCGATATCATGAACGAGCGCGCCCGTGAACTTTATCTCGAAGAATGGCGTCATATGGAGCTCAGCCGTGTTTCTTATTGTCTTGCACTCAGCGGCAAGTCCGATGAATGGGGAAACACTTACGACGTCAACACCTACGATAAAGCCTCAGGAACCGATCAGGCCGGCGGTAGCTACTGGTACAAACGTGTACTCGCAGGTGGCCTGTACAATAAAGGCGGCGTAAACTCCAACAACCGTCTTTTAAACTATAAAATGGATAAGTGTAATCTTTACTGGCCTATCCCCAACGCAGCGATCACCGCCAATAACCAGGGAGAACTAAGCCAGAACTTCGGTTACGACGGATACAATCCCAGCGTTAAAAAATGGGATACCTGGCAGGAAGCCGTTGCCGATGAAGATAAGGTTAAATAA